From the genome of Neomonachus schauinslandi chromosome 5, ASM220157v2, whole genome shotgun sequence, one region includes:
- the AVPR1A gene encoding vasopressin V1a receptor codes for MRISGGPTAVPADNSSQWWPLSAGGANRSREAEALGEGRSPPGDVRDEELAKVEIAVLAVTFVVAVLGNSSVLVALHRTPRKTSRMHLFIRHLSLADLAVAFFQMLPQMCWDITYRFRGPDVLCRVVKHLQVFGMFVSPYMLVVMTADRYIAVCHPLKTLQQPTRRSRLMIAAAWVLSFVLSTPQYFVFSMVEVDNVTKTIDCWATFIQPWGPRAYVTWMTGGIFVAPVVILGTCYGFICYHIWSNVRGKTALRPGKRAEGAGRALHKGFLLAPCISSVKAISRAKIRTVKMTFVIVTVYIVCWAPFFILQMWSVWDDKLVWVESENPAITITALMASLNSCCNPWIYMFFSGHLLQDCVRSFSCCQSMKQTFNKEDSDSVSRRQTSYTNNRSPTNSMGTWKDSPKFSQSIKFIPVST; via the exons ATGCGTATCTCCGGAGGCCCCACCGCGGTGCCCGCGGACAACTCCAGCCAGTGGTGGCCTCTGTCCGCTGGTGGTGCCAACCGCAGCCGGGAAGCGGAGGCGCTCGGGGAAGGCCGCAGCCCACCGGGGGACGTGCGCGACGAGGAGCTGGCCAAGGTGGAGATCGCCGTGCTGGCTGTGACTTTCGTGGTGGCCGTGCTAGGTAACAGCAGTGTGTTGGTGGCGCTGCACCGCACGCCTCGCAAGACGTCCCGCATGCACCTCTTCATCCGTCACCTAAGCCTAGCCGACCTGGCTGTCGCTTTCTTCCAGATGCTGCCGCAGATGTGCTGGGATATCACCTACCGTTTCCGCGGACCCGACGTACTGTGCCGCGTGGTGAAGCATCTGCAGGTGTTTGGCATGTTCGTATCGCCCTACATGCTGGTGGTCATGACCGCCGACCGCTACATTGCCGTGTGCCACCCGCTGAAGACGCTGCAACAGCCAACGCGCCGCTCGCGCCTCATGATCGCTGCTGCCTGGGTGCTGAGCTTCGTGCTTAGCACGCCTCAGTACTTCGTCTTCTCCATGGTCGAGGTGGACAACGTCACCAAGACCATTGACTGCTGGGCCACCTTCATCCAGCCCTGGGGTCCCCGCGCCTATGTGACTTGGATGACGGGTGGCATCTTCGTGGCGCCTGTGGTCATCCTGGGCACCTGCTACGGCTTCATCTGCTACCACATCTGGAGCAATGTCCGCGGAAAGACGGCTTTGCGCCCGGGGAAGCGCGCGGAGGGCGCGGGTCGCGCCTTGCATAAGGGGTTCCTGCTCGCGCCGTGTATCAGCAGCGTGAAAGCCATTTCCCGTGCCAAGATCCGCACCGTGAAGATGACTTTTGTGATCGTGACAGTTTACATCGTTTGCTGGGCGCCCTTCTTCATCCTCCAGATGTGGTCTGTCTGGGATGACAAACTTGTCTGGGTCG AATCAGAAAACCCAGCCATCACCATCACTGCACTAATGGCCTCCCTGAATAGTTGTTGCAATCCCTGGATCTACATGTTTTTCAGCGGCCATCTCCTGCAAGACTGTGTCCGGAGTTTCTCATGCTGCCAAAGCATGAAGCAAACATTCAACAAAGAAGATTCTGACAGTGTGAGCAGAAGACAGACTTCTTACACTAACAACCGAAGCCCAACCAACAGTATGGGTACATGGAAGGACTCGCCTAAATTTTCCCAGTCCATCAAATTCATTCCTGTTTCCACCTGA